The following proteins are encoded in a genomic region of Sorangiineae bacterium MSr12523:
- a CDS encoding VOC family protein, with the protein MAFPGMFHYGILVPRLEAAISFYESAFGLTFLPPLATFYPRVQQKDGDAPFSARITYSRSGPIHLELLEAEGTGLWAPQPGDHVHHIGLWAEEPLRMAADLESKGFEWEAHCYGADGAIPVVFVRRGAVRLELVDAQRRPKWTDWVAGKIRSPR; encoded by the coding sequence ATGGCTTTTCCCGGCATGTTTCATTACGGAATACTCGTCCCTCGGCTCGAAGCGGCCATATCGTTCTACGAGTCGGCCTTCGGCCTGACATTCTTGCCCCCGCTCGCCACGTTCTATCCGCGCGTCCAACAGAAGGACGGCGACGCGCCATTCTCCGCGAGGATCACGTATTCGCGGTCCGGGCCCATCCACCTCGAGCTGCTGGAGGCGGAGGGCACGGGGCTGTGGGCCCCGCAGCCCGGTGACCACGTTCACCATATCGGCTTGTGGGCGGAGGAGCCCCTGCGGATGGCGGCCGATCTGGAGTCGAAGGGGTTCGAGTGGGAAGCCCATTGCTACGGTGCGGATGGTGCCATTCCGGTGGTTTTCGTGCGTCGCGGCGCCGTTCGACTGGAACTGGTCGATGCGCAGCGACGCCCGAAGTGGACGGATTGGGTGGCGGGCAAGATCCGCTCACCCCGCTGA
- a CDS encoding extracellular solute-binding protein: protein MTHEESLYFSAKKERRLDLYASGPSSIYRDAIGRFEDRFPGIEVNLTNGYAGTLASSIDAQRKAGAVEADLALLQSIQDFERWRNDGHLEPFEPPGLERILPSFKAPDGTWVGTQVYGIVYAYRSDVLDADSVPRSALDFLDCRFDGKMISGAPHRDDVVLYLYYTLVEKYGWSFMDRLMKNRPTFVEGHAPLARALVEGDFTVTLDAIPWLCLADKRRGAKVDMYISDEDAMPIWAQTAGIFRGARHPCAAKLFLSWYLSQEQQASMARDGTWSPRDDVPPPESLRPLTHYKLADGFREFITNERLVCELRERFQSYIEPSATPR from the coding sequence ATGACACATGAAGAATCCTTGTATTTCTCTGCCAAGAAGGAACGCCGCCTCGACCTCTATGCCTCGGGCCCGTCATCGATTTACAGAGATGCCATTGGACGGTTCGAAGATCGATTTCCGGGCATCGAGGTAAATCTCACGAATGGTTACGCCGGCACCTTGGCAAGCAGCATCGATGCGCAGCGGAAGGCCGGCGCCGTCGAAGCAGATCTGGCTCTGTTGCAGTCCATTCAGGACTTCGAAAGATGGCGCAACGATGGGCACCTCGAGCCATTCGAGCCGCCCGGCCTCGAACGAATCCTGCCTTCGTTCAAGGCCCCCGATGGCACATGGGTCGGTACCCAGGTGTACGGGATCGTCTATGCGTACCGCTCCGACGTGCTCGACGCGGATTCCGTTCCGCGGTCGGCGTTGGACTTCCTCGATTGTCGATTCGACGGAAAGATGATTTCCGGCGCTCCCCATCGGGACGATGTCGTTCTCTATTTGTATTACACCCTCGTCGAGAAGTACGGCTGGTCATTCATGGATCGATTGATGAAGAATCGGCCAACCTTCGTCGAGGGGCATGCCCCCTTGGCCCGCGCGCTCGTCGAGGGTGACTTCACCGTAACCCTCGATGCGATTCCTTGGCTCTGTCTTGCCGACAAGCGCCGTGGGGCGAAGGTCGACATGTACATCTCCGACGAGGATGCCATGCCGATTTGGGCGCAAACGGCAGGCATTTTTCGCGGTGCAAGGCATCCGTGCGCGGCGAAGCTGTTTCTGTCCTGGTACCTCTCGCAGGAGCAACAGGCGTCGATGGCCCGCGATGGAACATGGTCGCCTCGCGACGACGTTCCACCTCCGGAATCGTTGCGCCCCCTCACGCATTACAAGCTCGCGGACGGTTTTCGCGAATTCATCACCAACGAGCGCCTCGTCTGCGAGTTACGAGAGCGCTTTCAGTCGTATATCGAGCCGAGTGCCACCCCTCGCTAG